A region from the Felis catus isolate Fca126 chromosome F1, F.catus_Fca126_mat1.0, whole genome shotgun sequence genome encodes:
- the GLMP gene encoding glycosylated lysosomal membrane protein isoform X2 — MCGSEGLRRGWGRCAPSPLLLLSLLASAAPLGLLREETRQVSLEVIPPGLDAPQNLLHIRAVGTNSTLHYVWSSVGPPAVLLVATDTPHSTLSVNWSLLLSPEPDGGLVVLPKDSIQFSSALVFTRLFEFDGANTSEGAEPPGEPYRPYSLAKFSWNNITDSLDPATLSATFRGRPTDDPTGAFANGSLTFRVQAFSGSGRPDQPPRLLHSADTCQLEVALVGASPRGNRSLFGLEVATLGQGPDCPLMQEQHSIDDEYAPAVFQVDAPGCGHPSIGHLVPTSPRHHGGGPGCPGAHAAGWRRVSAAGPQAVLRIPAHKLRPALSRAGC, encoded by the exons ATGTGCGGCTCCGAGGGGCTCCGCCGGGGCTGGGGGCgctgtgcccccagccccctgctcctCCTGAGTTTGCTTGCGTCTGCAGCTCCGCTTGGCCTGCTGAGGGAGGAGACCCGCCAG GTGTCTCTGGAGGTCATCCCTCCCGGGCTGGACGCCCCCCAGAACCTCCTGCACATCCGGGCGGTGGGAACCAACTCCACGCTGCACTACGTGTGGAGCAGCGTGGGGCCTCCGGCCGTGCTGCTCGTGGCCACCGACACCCCCCACAGCACCCTGAGTGTCAACTGGAGCCTCCTGCTGTCCCCTGAGCCTGACGGGGGCCTGGTGGTGCTCCCCAAGGACAGCATCCAGTTCTCTTCCGCCCTTGTCTTTACCAGG CTCTTTGAATTTGATGGCGCCAACACATCCGAGGGGGCCGAGCCTCCGGGAGAACCGTATCGCCCGTATTCCCTGGCCAAGTTCTCCTGGAACAATATCACGGACTCATTGGATCCTGCCACCCTGAGCGCCACATTTCGAGGCCGCCCCACCGACGACCCCACTGGGGCTTTTGCCAATGGCAGCCTCACCTTCAGG GTGCAGGCCTTCTCTGGATCCGGCAGACCAGACCAGCCCCCGCGCCTCCTGCATTCGGCCGACACCTGCCAGCTAGAGGTGGCCCTGGTCGGGGCCTCTCCCCGGGGAAACCGCTCCCTGTTTGGGCTGGAGGTAGCCACCCTGGGCCAGGGCCCCGACTGCCCCTTGATGCAGGAGCAACATTCCATCGACGATGAATATGCACCTGCTGTCTTCCAG GTCGACGCTCCTGGGTGTGGGCACCCCTCCATTGGACACCTTGTCCCCACTAGTCCTAGGCATCATGGCGGTGGCCCTGGGTGCCCCGGGGCTCATGCTGCTGGCTGGAGGCGTGTTTCTGCTGCTGGGCCACAGGCAGTGCTCAGAATACCAGCCCATAAACTGAGGCCCGCTCTTTCAAGGGCTGGATGTTGA
- the GLMP gene encoding glycosylated lysosomal membrane protein isoform X1, whose product MCGSEGLRRGWGRCAPSPLLLLSLLASAAPLGLLREETRQVSLEVIPPGLDAPQNLLHIRAVGTNSTLHYVWSSVGPPAVLLVATDTPHSTLSVNWSLLLSPEPDGGLVVLPKDSIQFSSALVFTRLFEFDGANTSEGAEPPGEPYRPYSLAKFSWNNITDSLDPATLSATFRGRPTDDPTGAFANGSLTFRVQAFSGSGRPDQPPRLLHSADTCQLEVALVGASPRGNRSLFGLEVATLGQGPDCPLMQEQHSIDDEYAPAVFQVNQLLWGSLPSGFVQWRPVAFSQRQRGRESALPCQASPLHPSLAYLPQSPIVRAFFESHNNFCAFNLTFGASTGPGYWDAHYLSWSTLLGVGTPPLDTLSPLVLGIMAVALGAPGLMLLAGGVFLLLGHRQCSEYQPIN is encoded by the exons ATGTGCGGCTCCGAGGGGCTCCGCCGGGGCTGGGGGCgctgtgcccccagccccctgctcctCCTGAGTTTGCTTGCGTCTGCAGCTCCGCTTGGCCTGCTGAGGGAGGAGACCCGCCAG GTGTCTCTGGAGGTCATCCCTCCCGGGCTGGACGCCCCCCAGAACCTCCTGCACATCCGGGCGGTGGGAACCAACTCCACGCTGCACTACGTGTGGAGCAGCGTGGGGCCTCCGGCCGTGCTGCTCGTGGCCACCGACACCCCCCACAGCACCCTGAGTGTCAACTGGAGCCTCCTGCTGTCCCCTGAGCCTGACGGGGGCCTGGTGGTGCTCCCCAAGGACAGCATCCAGTTCTCTTCCGCCCTTGTCTTTACCAGG CTCTTTGAATTTGATGGCGCCAACACATCCGAGGGGGCCGAGCCTCCGGGAGAACCGTATCGCCCGTATTCCCTGGCCAAGTTCTCCTGGAACAATATCACGGACTCATTGGATCCTGCCACCCTGAGCGCCACATTTCGAGGCCGCCCCACCGACGACCCCACTGGGGCTTTTGCCAATGGCAGCCTCACCTTCAGG GTGCAGGCCTTCTCTGGATCCGGCAGACCAGACCAGCCCCCGCGCCTCCTGCATTCGGCCGACACCTGCCAGCTAGAGGTGGCCCTGGTCGGGGCCTCTCCCCGGGGAAACCGCTCCCTGTTTGGGCTGGAGGTAGCCACCCTGGGCCAGGGCCCCGACTGCCCCTTGATGCAGGAGCAACATTCCATCGACGATGAATATGCACCTGCTGTCTTCCAG GTGAACCAGCTGCTGTGGGGCTCCCTCCCATCCGGCTTCGTGCAGTGGCGACCAGTGGCTTTCTCCCAGAGGCAGAGGGGCCGGGAATCAGCCCTGCCCTGTCAAGCTTCCCCTCTTCACCCCTCCTTGGCATACCTCCCCCAGTCACCCATAGTCAGAGCCTTCTTTGAGTCCCACAATAACTTCTGTGCCTTCAATTTGACATTTGGGGCTTCCACAGGCCCTGGCTACTGGGACGCACACTACCTCAGTTG GTCGACGCTCCTGGGTGTGGGCACCCCTCCATTGGACACCTTGTCCCCACTAGTCCTAGGCATCATGGCGGTGGCCCTGGGTGCCCCGGGGCTCATGCTGCTGGCTGGAGGCGTGTTTCTGCTGCTGGGCCACAGGCAGTGCTCAGAATACCAGCCCATAAACTGA
- the TMEM79 gene encoding transmembrane protein 79 isoform X1, with translation MTEPETLALLEVKGSEAPEKSSPQALVPNGRQPEGEGGAESCGAESSGAGSSAGSPTAEEGTEDGLDSTVSEAATLPWGTGPQPSAPFPDPPGWRDIEPEPLRSEPPTKLEELSEDDANLLPEKAARAFVPIDLQCIERRPQEDLVVRCEAGEGERHRTRPPARATQPEPPERKWAEAAVRPPGRSCGACGGCGGRDGVRAVASVGAALVLFPCLLYGAYAFLPFDAPRLPTMSSRLIYTLRCGVFATFPIVLGLLVYGLSLLCFSALRPFGEPRREVEIHRRYVAQSVQLFILYFFNLAVLATYLPQETLKLLPLLTGLFAVSRLIYWLTFAVGRSFRGFGYGLTFLPLLSMLVWNLYYMFVVEPERMLTAAESRLDYPDHARSASDHRPRPWG, from the exons ATGACAGAACCCGAGACCCTGGCCCTGCTGGAAGTGAAGGGGTCTGAGGCCCCGGAGAAGAGCTCGCCCCAGGCCTTGGTCCCCAATGGCCGGCAGCCGGAAGGGGAAGGTGGGGCTGAGTCCTGTGGAGCCGAGTCCTCCGGGGCGGGGTCTTCTGCTGGGTCTCCCACAGCCGAAGAGGGGACTGAGGATGGTCTCGACAGCACGGTAAGCGAAGCTGCCACCCTGCCCTGGGGGACTGGCCCTCAGCCCAGTGCCCCGTTCCCAGACCCCCCCGGATGGCGGGACATCGAGCCCGAGCCCCTCCGCTCAGAGCCACCCACCAAGCTAGAGGAGTTGTCCGAAGATGATGCCAACCTGCTGCCCGAGAAGGCGGCCCGGGCCTTTGTGCCCATCGACCTGCAGTGCATCGAGCGGCGGCCCCAGGAGGACCTGGTTGTGCGCTGCGAGGCGGGTGAGGGCGAGCGCCACCGGACCCGCCCGCCTGCCCGGGCCACCCAGCCCGAGCCCCCCGAGCGCAAGTGGGCCGAGGCCGCGGTGAGGCCGCCAGGCCGCTCCTGCGGGGCCTGCGGGGGCTGCGGGGGCCGGGACGGGGTGCGGGCCGTGGCCTCGGTGGGAGCCGCCCTCGTTCTCTTCCCCTGCCTGCTGTACGGGGCCTACGCCTTCCTGCCCTTCGACGCCCCGCGGCTGCCTACCATGAGCTCCCGCCTCATCTACACGCTGCGCTGCGGGGTCTTTGCCACCTTCCCCATCGTACTGG ggctccTGGTGTACGGGCTCAGCCTCTTGTGCTTCTCGGCGCTGCGGCCCTTCGGGGAGCCGCGGCGGGAGGTGGAGATCCACCGGCGCTATGTGGCCCAGTCGGTCCAGCTCTTCATCCTGTACTTTTTCAACCTGGCCGTGCTCGCCACCTACCTGCCCCAAGAGACCCTCAAGCTGCTCCCTCTGCTCACTGGTCTCTTTGCCGTCTCCCG gctGATATACTGGCTGACCTTCGCCGTGGGCCGCTCCTTCCGAGGCTTCGGCTACGGCCTCACGTTCCTGCCCCTGCTGTCCATGTTGGTGTGGAACCTGTACTACATGTTCGTGGTGGAGCCCGAGCGCATGCTCACCGCGGCCGAGAGCCGCCTCGACTACCCCGACCACGCCCGCTCGGCCTCGGACCACAGGCCCCGGCCCTGGGGCTGA
- the TMEM79 gene encoding transmembrane protein 79 isoform X2 produces MTEPETLALLEVKGSEAPEKSSPQALVPNGRQPEGEGGAESCGAESSGAGSSAGSPTAEEGTEDGLDSTVSEAATLPWGTGPQPSAPFPDPPGWRDIEPEPLRSEPPTKLEELSEDDANLLPEKAARAFVPIDLQCIERRPQEDLVVRCEAGEGERHRTRPPARATQPEPPERKWAEAAVRPPGRSCGACGGCGGRDGVRAVASVGAALVLFPCLLYGAYAFLPFDAPRLPTMSSRLIYTLRCGVFATFPIVLGLLVYGLSLLCFSALRPFGEPRREVEIHRRYVAQSVQLFILYFFNLAVLATYLPQETLKLLPLLTGLFAVSRVVVVCPTGLLTSVQPGFSSSCDSPSRVRLGEC; encoded by the exons ATGACAGAACCCGAGACCCTGGCCCTGCTGGAAGTGAAGGGGTCTGAGGCCCCGGAGAAGAGCTCGCCCCAGGCCTTGGTCCCCAATGGCCGGCAGCCGGAAGGGGAAGGTGGGGCTGAGTCCTGTGGAGCCGAGTCCTCCGGGGCGGGGTCTTCTGCTGGGTCTCCCACAGCCGAAGAGGGGACTGAGGATGGTCTCGACAGCACGGTAAGCGAAGCTGCCACCCTGCCCTGGGGGACTGGCCCTCAGCCCAGTGCCCCGTTCCCAGACCCCCCCGGATGGCGGGACATCGAGCCCGAGCCCCTCCGCTCAGAGCCACCCACCAAGCTAGAGGAGTTGTCCGAAGATGATGCCAACCTGCTGCCCGAGAAGGCGGCCCGGGCCTTTGTGCCCATCGACCTGCAGTGCATCGAGCGGCGGCCCCAGGAGGACCTGGTTGTGCGCTGCGAGGCGGGTGAGGGCGAGCGCCACCGGACCCGCCCGCCTGCCCGGGCCACCCAGCCCGAGCCCCCCGAGCGCAAGTGGGCCGAGGCCGCGGTGAGGCCGCCAGGCCGCTCCTGCGGGGCCTGCGGGGGCTGCGGGGGCCGGGACGGGGTGCGGGCCGTGGCCTCGGTGGGAGCCGCCCTCGTTCTCTTCCCCTGCCTGCTGTACGGGGCCTACGCCTTCCTGCCCTTCGACGCCCCGCGGCTGCCTACCATGAGCTCCCGCCTCATCTACACGCTGCGCTGCGGGGTCTTTGCCACCTTCCCCATCGTACTGG ggctccTGGTGTACGGGCTCAGCCTCTTGTGCTTCTCGGCGCTGCGGCCCTTCGGGGAGCCGCGGCGGGAGGTGGAGATCCACCGGCGCTATGTGGCCCAGTCGGTCCAGCTCTTCATCCTGTACTTTTTCAACCTGGCCGTGCTCGCCACCTACCTGCCCCAAGAGACCCTCAAGCTGCTCCCTCTGCTCACTGGTCTCTTTGCCGTCTCCCG TGTAGTGGTTGTCTGTCCCACCGGCCTCCTGACCAGCGTGCAGCCTGGTTTCTCCTCCTCGTGTGACTCACCCTCCCGTGTGCGTCTTGGGGAGTGCTGA